One Spodoptera frugiperda isolate SF20-4 chromosome 30, AGI-APGP_CSIRO_Sfru_2.0, whole genome shotgun sequence genomic window carries:
- the LOC118269742 gene encoding facilitated trehalose transporter Tret1-2 homolog, producing the protein MSAKHYTGVKLVDEDVEGVTTNVKISWTPFLRQLFVVGGVWTIYFVLGLCYGAPNVIIPQIRREANSTEAVSEDMASWLSSIHGYAALPWILILPILSRRFGRKVPFVILCINTLIGYVVFYFSTSTIILLISEIMQGMLIGSNMTLLILVVTEYTSPRYRGIFMTVKSTIFFWGVWIANATGTFSHWKNIAIIAFVCATVSLTSFCWPESPSWLAMNGRFEECAESHHWLKGYDKDSEKELENLIQSQKEYIARCKKKEASSKRFKNILETISTKAFYKPLLLSMTVMSLYNFSGKFVCSMYSIELIKKITKSESTAYTGMLILEAVTIFSMQIGCVLSKYLKRRTLLLSSSSIGIMFLFIISLYLYLIKLSIVLENKIISLLLLTLFSMTISCGPMILACSVYGELTPLRYRSSSLPTLAIFSEILMASVLKVSPYIFKYFELHGAFLFYGVTASVFAFLLYKYLPESKDKTLQEIECYFLESKRSEDVSEELVEEREKR; encoded by the exons TTATTCGTGGTCGGTGGAGTATGGACGATATATTTCGTGCTTGGTTTATGTTATGGAGCTCCTAACGTCATCATACCACAAATACGGAGGGAGGCCAACTCTACTGAAGCGGTCAGTGAAGATATGGCTTcttggttat CATCAATCCACGGTTACGCAGCGTTGCCATGGATACTCATACTACCTATACTCTCGCGGCGGTTTGGAAGAAAAGTGCCGTTCGTTATATTGTGTATCAACACACTAATTGGATACGTCGTATTTTATTTCAGTACTTCCACTATTATACTTCTCATTAGTGAAATAATGCAAGGCATGCTAATCGGCAGCAATATGACACTGCTTATACTTGTTGTCACCGAATACACTTCGCCGCGATACCGAGGCATCTTTATGACAGTTAAATCAACTATATTCTTTTGGGGAGTGTGGATTGCCAACGCAACTGGCACATTCAGTCATTGGAAGAATATTGCTATCATAGCTTTTGTATGTGCTACAGTATCCTTAACTTCTTTCTGCTGGCCCGAATCTCCATCCTGGTTGGCAATGAATGGCCGTTTTGAAGAATGTGCAGAGTCTCATCATTGGTTGAAAGGCTATGACAAAGATTCTGAAAAAGAACTAGAAAACTTGATACAATCACAAAAGGAATACATAGCACGTTGTAAAAAGAAAGAAGCATCGTCGAAGCGGTTTAAAAATATCCTAGAAACGATATCGACAAAGGCATTTTACAAGCCTCTTTTGTTGTCAATGACAGTTATGTCGCTATATAATTTCTCTGGAAAGTTTGTTTGTAGTATGTACTCTATCGagttaattaagaaaataactaaaagCGAGTCCACAGCTTATACAGGCATGCTTATTTTAGAAGCCGTCACTATATTTAGTATGCAGATTGGTTGTGTTCTATCAAAGTACCTTAAAAGAAGAACGTTATTACTTTCATCTTCATCAATtggtattatgtttttgtttataatttcacTATATTTGTACCTCATAAAACTATCTATAGTTTTAGAAAATAAGATTATATCGCTGTTGttgttaactttattttctatgaCGATAAGTTGCGGTCCGATGATATTGGCTTGTTCTGTGTATGGAGAATTAACACCTCTAAGGTATCGAAGTTCGTCGCTGCCAACTCTAGCTATATTCTCTGAAATATTAATGGCATCCGTATTAAAAGTATCACcctatatttttaagtatttcgAATTACATGGTGCATTTCTCTTTTATGGAGTTACTGCGTCtgtttttgcatttttattgtataagtattTACCGGAGAGCAAAGATAAGACTTTGCAAGAAATTGAATGTTACTTCCTAGAATCTAAAAGGTCTGAAGATGTTTCAGAGGAATTAGTGGAGGAGAGAGAGAAAAGATGA